The nucleotide window GCGGCTCGACGCCACCGCGGCCGACCTCAAGCACCGGTTCGGCGGGACGGTCGAGGTGCTCCCGACCGACCTCGCCGAGCGCGAGCAGTGCGCCCGGGTGGAGGCGCGGCTGGCCGACCGGGACCGGCCGGTGGACCTGCTGGTCAACAACGCCGGATTCGGCACCGGGCACGGCTTCAGCCGGGGGCAGCTGGGCGACGAGGAGCGGCAGCTCGACGTGCTGGTGCGCGCGGTCCTGCGCCTGAGCCACGCCGCGGTGGGCGGCATGGTCGAGCGGCGGCACGGCGGCATCGTCAACGTGTCCTCGGTCGCGGCCTGGACGGCGACCGGGACCTACTCCGCCGCCAAGGCCTGGGTGACCACCTTCAGCGAGGGGCTGGACGCCGAGCTGGCCGGCACCGGCGTCCGGGTGGTCGCGGTCGCCGCCGGGTTCACCCGCACCGAGTTCCACGCCCGGGCCGGGATGGACATGCGCAGGGTCCCCGACTGGATGTGGCTGGACGCCGACCAGGTGGTCAGGGCCGCGCTCGCCGCCCTGGGCACCCGCCGGACCGTCGTCGTTCCCGGGCGGCAGTACCGGCTGCTGGCCGGACTGGCCCGGCACGCCCCGAGCCGACTGGTGGCCAGGGCGGCGCGCCCGAACGGGTAGCGCGTGGCGCGTTCGGCCCGATCGGTACGACCAACTCCGCCGGTGGGGTGGCAGACCCCCGACACCGCCCCCTAGTGTGACGAGCATCACGTCGAGCGACCCTCTCGGTCCGCCCGCTCTCCAGGCACCCCGGGCTGGGGTGAGCCGCAACCCGTGTGCCAGCTCCGCCTCGACCCTCGACCGGCCCGCCCAAGGAGGGCTCATGACCCGGATCGGCATAACCGTGGACGGCGTCCGCACGGAGGACGACGTCGAACCCCGGCTGTTGCTCGTGCACTACCTGCGTGACCGGCTCGGCCGGGTGGGGACCCCCATCGGCTGCGACACGTCCAACTGCGGTGCCTGCACCGTGCTCATGGACGGCGTCAGCGTGAAGA belongs to Actinomycetes bacterium and includes:
- a CDS encoding SDR family oxidoreductase; this translates as MPTALITGGTAGIGAEFARRLAARGHDLVLVARDLERLDATAADLKHRFGGTVEVLPTDLAEREQCARVEARLADRDRPVDLLVNNAGFGTGHGFSRGQLGDEERQLDVLVRAVLRLSHAAVGGMVERRHGGIVNVSSVAAWTATGTYSAAKAWVTTFSEGLDAELAGTGVRVVAVAAGFTRTEFHARAGMDMRRVPDWMWLDADQVVRAALAALGTRRTVVVPGRQYRLLAGLARHAPSRLVARAARPNG